A window of Panicum virgatum strain AP13 chromosome 8K, P.virgatum_v5, whole genome shotgun sequence contains these coding sequences:
- the LOC120644466 gene encoding coiled-coil domain-containing protein SCD2-like isoform X1 — protein sequence MDAPRGGARRPAAPSGAGADQRRAAAQQAMARMEEMMLAHAGAAGEFSIILDAPLPSLQQYRRHPAPPSGVPPASSSPFRRGGKDGAGGGRDEVLVPARLRRDGSGHDAALGDAGVSRRGGGADVGARRERRPDGAARERGEEGEEVEAPVRLTGPRSVRRPASRGATPPPRPAEAKRVVAEEEEEEGEEEMPLQLLARGGRSSSATTPADAPPPPQPQAVETAPAATRPSSRRSSREVGVRPVVAEVAANVDSDVESVGRRSSRGSEDGGEDAVALPRPLATIVARDRSRSNSPAISRNGVDSAAVNRPPSTGRSTFAPPIGVNVNPLQAVEMPNGTSRDRRAVYPDPTFAQSTRSRDSHDSSTVTEELEMLKDENVNLLEKLGLAEEKLRQSEARTLELEKQVANLGDGLSMEVKLMKRREEMLVRKEQEIRKALISKNGKSEELAILQQQLQSAREEASAAVKKLQEAETETKDLRTMTRRMILSKEEMEEVVMKRCWLARYWGLAVKYGIYPDISMSKHEYWSSLAPLPFEYVTSAGHRAKNGSEKGSDGLEEVDKLVHDLTVTAGEGNVETMLAVDKGLQELAFLKVEDGVLFALAQHHRSNVAGPADPDIKSSGDEKFTEAFDLSKEEEEDVQFKQAWLIYFWRRAKNHNVEEDIAEERLQMWIDRNGQQPTSHDAVDVEQGLHELRKLGIEQLLWELSRHEVNLTKDDPSDVEDLT from the exons ATGGAcgcgccccgcggcggcgcgcggcggccggcggcccccTCCGGCGCGGGTGCGGACcagcgccgcgcggcggcgcagcaggcgaTGGCGCGCATGGAGGAGATGATGCTCGCGCACGCGGGCGCCGCGGGCGAGTTCAGCATCATCCTCGACGCGCCGCTCCCGTCGCTCCAGCAGTACCGCCGccaccctgcgccgccgtcgggCGTCCCCCCGGCCTCGTCCTCCCCGTTCCGCCGCGGCGGGAAGGACGGCGCTGGCGGAGGGCGCGACGAGGTGTTGGTCcccgcgcgcctgcgccgcGACGGGAGTGGCCACGACGCCGCCCTCGGCGACGCGGGCGTctctcgccgcggcggcggcgctgacgtcGGCGCGCgacgggagcggcggccggatgGTGCCGCGCGCGAGCGCGGTGAGGAGGGGGAAGAGGTCGAGGCGCCGGTGCGGCTGACGGGCCCGCGGAGCGTGCGGAGGCCGGCCTCCCGCGGCGCGACGCCTCCCCCGAGGCCCGCTGAGGCGAAACGCGTggtcgcggaggaggaggaggaggagggggaagaggagatgccgctgcagctgctggcgcgcggcgggcggagctcgagcgcgaCGACGCCCGCGgacgcgccgcctccgccgcaacCGCAAGCGGTGGAGACCGCCCCCGCCGCCACAAGGCCGTCGAGCCGGCGGTCGAGTCGGGAGGTCGGCGTGAGGCCAGTTGTGGCTGAGGTGGCGGCGAACGTGGACTCTGACGTGGAGAGCGTTgggcggcggagcagccggggGAGCGAGGATGGCGGCGAGGACGCGGTGGCGTTGCCCAGGCCGTTGGCGACGATCGTGGCCCGAGACCGGAGCAGGAGCAACTCGCCCGCGATAA GTCGGAATGGTGTGGACTCGGCTGCAGTGAATCGTCCACCATCAACAGGAAGGTCAACATTTGCACCACCAATTGGCGTTAATGTGAACCCTCTACAAGCTGTGGAAATGCCCAATGGGACATCTAGGGATAGAAG GGCTGTTTATCCAGATCCCACTTTCGCCCAGTCCACACGGTCACGAGACTCACATGACAGTTCAACAGTAACAGAAGAG CTTGAAATGCTAAAAGATGAGAACGTTAATCTTTTGGAGAAG CTTGGCCTAGCAGAAGAGAAACTTAGACAATCTGAAGCCCGGACATTGGAGCTTGAGAAACAG GTTGCTAATCTTGGTGATGGGTTGTCTATGGAAGTAAAGCTTATGAAAAG GCGGGAGGAGATGCTTGTAAGAAAGGAG caagagaTAAGAAAAGCTCTTATATCCAAGAATGGTAAAAGTGAGGAACTTGCCATTCTTCAACAACAGCTACAG TCTGCAAGAGAAGAGGCATCTGCTGCTGTAAAGAAACTCCAAGAAGCTGAAACTGAAACAAAAGACTTACGTACAATGACACGCAGGATGATCTTAAGCAAAGAAGAAATG GAAGAAGTTGTCATGAAGAGGTGTTGGCTAGCCCGTTATTGGGGCTTGGCTGTTAAATATG GCATCTATCCAGATATCTCCATGTCAAAACATGAATACTGGTCTTCGCTTGCGCCTCTTCCGTTTGAGTATGTAACATCTGCTGGACACAGAGCTAAGAATGGATCTGAAAAAGGAAGTGATGGTTTGGAAGAGGTAGACAAGCTTGTTCATGATTTGACTGTCACAGCAGGGGAAGGCAATGTAGAAACCATGCTTGCTGTTGATAAAGGACTTCAAGAACTAGCTTTCCTGAAG GTTGAGGATGGGGTACTTTTTGCTCTTGCCCAACATCATCGTTCTAATGTTGCTGGGCCAGCAGATCCAG ATATCAAATCATCTGGTGATGAAAAATTCACTGAAGCATTCG ACTTAagcaaggaggaagaggaagatgtACAGTTCAAGCAG GCTTGGCTCATCTATTTCTGGAGAAGAGCGAAAAACCATAACGTGGAAGAAGATATTGCTGAGGAGCGATTGCAGATGTGGATTGACCGAAATGGGCAGCAACCAACTTCACATGATGCTGTAGATg TCGAGCAAGGCCTGCACGAGCTGAGGAAGCTGGGGATCGAGCAGCTCCTGTGGGAGCTGTCCCGCCACGAGGTGAACCTCACGAAAGACGATCCATCCGATGTCGAGGATCTGACTTAA